The Cynocephalus volans isolate mCynVol1 chromosome 1, mCynVol1.pri, whole genome shotgun sequence region GCCAACTCCCTGTCCTCCTTCAGGTCTTTTCTCAAATGTCTCATCatcagtgaggccttccctgaccactacAGGGCAATATATGCACTGTAGATCAAATAATACCCTCCAGCATGCCCCATCCCCTTAAACTTCTTTCCTTGCACTTGCCACCATCTGACATATTCTATAGTTACCTGTTTTTACtattcttccctctcctccattagaatataagctctaTGAAGTTAGGGACTTTGCTCATGACTGtcccccagtgcctagaacactgcctggttctctataaatatttgttgaatgaataaatggtatTGCTCATAGATGAGCAGGTCACCAGTGGATGAAGGATGACTTTGACCCAGAGTAGATGAATATGGTTAAGAGCCTGGTTCTGGGTGGGACTGCCTAGGTTTGAATCCAAGCTCTCTTACTTGCCAGCTGTGACTGTGGACAATTTGGTTAACCTTTCCGTGCCTCAGTTCCTCGTCTATGAAATGAGGAAGAGGACACCAACACCTGCCATTAGGCTATGTGAGGAGCATATGAGATTCTATGCCTGAAGCTACCCAGTTGGCACTCTGTGAGTGCTTGGTAAATGTTAGCTTTTCTCATTATTATATCTTGTAATACCACTTCGGGAAATGTAAGTatgtaaaacacataaaaaattagGCTGAAGATAAAACGTAAATGCAGATCAGTATGGaggaattttattgtatttacaaaggaaaaagtagGTCAGAAATGAAATAGGATTAACTGGATCCAGTTGTGTTTTGGCTCCAGGTAACCTAAACCACAGGCGGAGTCTTCATCCTTGGGAATTCCTGTTgcagaaagaaagataaagctCAGTCTGTGGGACTGAAGTAAGGGTGAGTTCGAGTGAGACACCAGGAAACAGGGTGATGGGTGCTGCAGTGACAGGAGCTGGCTGTCTGGATTCCAAAGAAGGCagtgtggggtggagggaggggtgcTCACGCAGGCCAGCAGATCAGATCCCAGTCTTAGCCCCTATTCAGCCAACTGGCTCCCACTGAGACCCTGGGCTACCCGCTTCCCCTTGAAGAAGCCGCCTCTAATCCCCAAAGGAGTCAGCTTCTTCCTGGCCACACATTCACCACACCCTTACCGTTGATCACAAATAAAACTTGCTTAACTCCTGTCTGCCTTGGTGTGTTATGAATTCTATGAGAGTAGAGACCACTGCTGTCCTGTTCACTGCTATACCCCCAGCCCACAGCCTGGCATGTCATAGTCACTGGATGGTTGTTACAGGGCTGGGAGGATGGCTAaacttgagcctcagtttccttacagGGCTGTTAGGTGGACACAAGGTATAATGGGTACAAAAGTCTGTCAAATCACTCTACTCTATATACTCTACCTACTATAGAGGTCTAAGAACTCATTCTTATTTTGTACTCTCTCAGGCCCACCTGTGACATCCTGCTATTTGCAGCCGTTGAGCTGGAGGGGAACAATGGCTCCAGGTCCCTGCATGCTCTGTGTGCTCAATGACTTCGAGCTCTGTGAAGCTCTGGCTTTTAACCTACAGGAACAAAGCCTACATTCTTAGGACTGGCCCTCCTTGAGGACACCCCAGCCTATGGGACCTGGTGGGAGCCATAGCAGTTGAATAATGACCTAATCCAGCATGAGAGGCACAGAGGAGGCATTCTTCTTAGAGgcattatttttagaattatagCCTTAGGGACCTGAGCAGTGAGCAGAGCTAACCCCGTCCTTTCATAGAGGAGGAAACTAGGAAGCTGCCTGTTGCTGTGTGCAGCGACTTGGTGACAAGCCTGGGGCCCAGGTGTGCATCTGCCTCCCAGCTTGGATCTCACCCCTCCTGTCATCTTCCTGCAGACCTGCCACTGCTTGTATCTCCACAGGGCTGTAGCTGGTGAGAACTCTGGGCTCCTGGTGTCTAATTAGGTTGGGACGAAGGTGAGGGAGCCCATGGAGATCTCTGTTGGGAACCAGATTTGCTTAATAGGTTGGTCCAGAAGTGTCTGGCAGAGTCATGCTGTGACATGCTTGTGCTTGCAGTTTAAAATCAGGCTCTAAAATACAGCAGAGTTTCTCCAAATAGTCATGCCATTTTTGGGAAACTTTGATCATCAAGTGGAGCTTGATATGAAATTTCAGGGAGGCAAAGCAGGTCTTGGGCCTGCCAGTCCCTGGCCTGGGACCAGctgctgctgattctttgcctcacttttcctcttctgtaaaatggaaaaactcATTTCTGATCTTCCCTGACTCCCAATAGGACCACGAGGACCAGTGAGATGGGGAATGACTGTCATTATCATCTCTCCCTCTGATGGTAGTGTGTCTGCACACAGGAATGTACCACAGGTATAGGAGGGTTGGTCTGTCTTTGGCTTTATAGATTTGTGAGCTTGGCAAAGAATCCAGGGCATGCCTCTCAGATCACCCACATCAGAATCCCCTGgaacatttgtttaaaatttcaatttctggGTCCTATCCCAGAACCATTGGGTGAGTAACATTTTGGGCACAGATGCTGAGCCTGGCCTCTTGCTTCACACTGGAGACATAGCAATGGATAAGACATGGTCTCCATCAtacattttctccccttcctctaGTTCTCATGTGTGTAAGGAGGGGCATTGTTCTTACTTTGCTTGGCAGAACCCCATACCTTTGGAGAGGGGGGAATTCTTTGCTTTTCCTAGCAGCCCCTGGAGAAGGAAGCCTCTGAGGTCCCTtgacatatgcacacacacatgcacacatgtatgcaTCCTTACCTGTGCTTCTGCAGCAGGGCCATCAGGATGCTTTCCAGCGCCATCTGCTTTTGGTCTGCCCACACGCTGTCCACCTGACGACCAAGTCGTACCTTTGCTCCTTGCTCCTGGTTTCTCTCTCTATGcggttaaaaaaagagaaagacctgAGGTTGCTATTTGGGTAGGAAACAGGCAGGGACATATGCCTATTCCTATTCCAATATCTGGCATGCACACTTCCACCCAACTGAATTAGATTCAGCAACATTTAGAGAGGTAGTATATATGGTAGTGAAGAGTACCATAATGTGAGTGTATACAGTTGCAAAATATCTCCCCACAGATCATTCattataaagaggaaaatattaaCGTTACAGAGTAGAAACCTGGAGATACCACATTAACCAAGTGATCAATGTTACCGTCCACCGTAATCTACCAATAATGGGACAGATGAACATCATGTACCTCCTGATATCatgcactgagaaggacacaacatcacttctgtgaATGCATAACCTGAGTCTAATCACAGGGACATGTCCAACAAATCCAATATGAGGAACATTCTGTACACCATCAGCTTTCATTAATCAAAAATGTCGAAGTTgtgaaagactgaggaactgttccagattaaaagaaactaaagagacatgacaactaaatggaACCCTTGATCCTGGATTGACTCCtggatcagaaaaagaaatcaagggccggcctgtggctcacttgggagagtgtggtgctgataacaccaaggctaccggtttggatccctatatagggatggccgtttagctcacttgggagagcgtggtgctgacaacaccaagtcaggggttaaaatcaccttaccggtcatcttttaaagaaaaaaaaaaaaaagaaaaagaaaaagaaatcactgttataaaggacattttgggacaactggtgaaatttgaataCAGATTATAAGTGATAAGTATGCTGTTTTGTGTAAAGAGTTGTCCTTTTTTAGCTGTTAGGAGACAAATGCA contains the following coding sequences:
- the GHRH gene encoding somatoliberin; translation: MQLWVFFFVILTLSSGSHCSLPPSMPLRMQRYADAIFTNSYRKVLGQLSARKLLQDIMSRQQGERNQEQGAKVRLGRQVDSVWADQKQMALESILMALLQKHRHQEPRVLTSYSPVEIQAVAGLQEDDRRGIPKDEDSACGLGYLEPKHNWIQLILFHF